One window of Triticum dicoccoides isolate Atlit2015 ecotype Zavitan chromosome 5A, WEW_v2.0, whole genome shotgun sequence genomic DNA carries:
- the LOC119303106 gene encoding uncharacterized protein LOC119303106 — protein MPTLHGPVLFVRPGAYQELKPFPKNAAGSCSNLLGCNTICSSVEDHHVQKPHIVSSFRVNFTRVSHYLQRSLNERTTRHWLHRFHVNASSDEDFRSSRNIATSLFKQYKNVIDRGGGDNIKGFVSAGVQAYALGCTEEGLRKELMDIKNSGVKIEGLQSYGGTSLSFKVRSFEVKECILWLSIVFITILCTPQPTVIRWSTTPPVSADVLHQWKGFCALIANAYYTKGMAWLPVKTLQLEQMAVTGSSEEPSLVASRMQLVFSTLEVVSPQWPRV, from the exons ATGCCGACGCTACACGGACCCGTTCTGTTCGTCAGGCCCGGTGCTTACCAAGAGCTGAAACCGTTCCCGAAAAACGCCGCTGGTTCGTGTAGCAATTTATTGGGTTGCAACACAATTTGTAGTTCCGTCGAAGACCATCATGTACAGAAACCACACATTGTTTCCAGCTTCAGAGTTAACTTTACCAGAGTCAGCCATTATCTTCAGAGAAGCTTAAATGAGAGAACTACACGGCACTGGCTG CATCGGTTTCATGTTAATGCTTCATCGGACGAGGACTTCCGCTCGTCGCGTAATATAGCAACCAGCCTGTTCAAGCAGTATAAGAATGTCATTGATCGAGGAGGTGGAGATAACATAAAA GGGTTTGTTAGTGCTGGGGTGCAAGCATATGCCCTAGGCTGTACAGAAGAGGGGCTTAGAAAGGAACTTATGGATATAAAAAATTCTGGTGTCAAGATCGAAGGCCTGCAATCCTATGGAGGAACAAGCTTGAGCTTCAAAGTTCGTTCTTTTGAG GTAAAGGAGTGCATCCTGTGGCTCAGTATAGTGTTCATTACAATCTTGTGCACGCCACAGCCGACGGTCATCAGGTGGTCTACCACCCCACCGGTGTCGGCGGATGTCTTGCATCAGTGGAAAGGATTTTGTGCCCTGATAGCAAACGCTTACTACACCAAGGGCATGGCATG GCTACCAGTGAAAACATTGCAGCTGGAACAGATGGCTGTGACAGGCAGTTCGGAGGAGCCATCGCTAGTAGCAAGTCGGATGCAGTTAGTTTTCAGTACATTAGAG GTAGTCAGCCCCCAATGGCCAAGAGTGTGA